AGGATGAAAATGTAATTTTACCATATACAGAATAATAGTAATTCGACCTTCAATGATAATCCAATAGGCCCAAACTCTCAGCCTACATTTAATTATGACGGTTCAGAAAAATTGGTCGCTCTTTTAGAAAAATTTATTGAGGAAGATCGGATCAAAACGCAATCTATCGCTGATCTCAGCAAGGCTGTACTCGATCTCGCTGCCGAGGTCAAGAAATTAAAGGAAGAGAAGTAGCGATCATTTTAAAAGTTGGGTAAGGTTGATATTTCGTGAGCTTTTGTTAGATATTAAAGTTTTACTATCTCAAGAGATATTTGTAAAGATAATAGGGAAGAGGTTATGGCTATAATAGTCTCAATTCAGGAACTTACGAAATATATAGCCCACGGTTTTGGCTTATAGGAGCCGTATATTTTTTTGTCTAATCTTTTTCCTCTTTGGATATTGTGTACTCAGTTCATCAAGCACTGATCTAGACGCGAGTTTCCATACAAAACCTCTATAGGGCTCTCCACTTCTAATAGCCCTCGAGATATATGTTCCATTATAACGACCAGGATCCTTTTTCGCACTAGCAATGGAAGGAAATGTCTGGAGGACCTTGCCATTGTTATCGCATCTGTTTACCGGTTTCCAAATAGCAAAATTGGGTCTAACAATTTCGGGCATTTTGTTGATCCTAGCGGGGTCAATTCTGTTTTGTTCTAATGTACGATATCGTTTTTCACTTCGGGTTAACATCTCCAGATTATTCAAACGGCAATTCAGGCCATCATTGTCAATTGGACTTATTATTATATCGTCATGATCCTGAAGGTCCAATCCCTTGAATGTAAAAAAAACGAGTCTGCGCACGATGAGGTAATGCGACTCGGATTCATTTGCCAAGGTAACATGCAATATGTTAACATGGTCGTCCATAGATGCATTGTAATGCTTCTTTACGCTCTGTTTCAATATTCTTCCTTTTACAAATTGGGTTCCACAACGACTATGGGGCACAGTTCTGTCTAATGAACGTACCCTGCCTAAATTAGACACCTGATAGTATCCCTCAAATTTCTTAATATCCATCCAGATTTCCCGAGGAAGGTTGGGTGTAGTTATATCCTGATAGGGGTAAACGACCAAAGTTTCCATATGTTCTAAGATAGTTAATTTGATAATTATACAAGCGAAAAATAAAATGCAAAATATTCGCTGATACAGATGCAAAAAGTAATTTACTGTTGAATAATATATTCTTTCTAGGTATTTATCAATTTCAAATAAATTTTTTGCTCTTTTTTAGTAAATAATATTTTGGTCTTCTATTGATAATTAATTGATTAAAAAGTATTTTTACAATAAATTATTAACGCCATGCTATTAGAATTATGAAAAGTATATCTAAACTGATTTCTTTCTTATTGCTGTATTTGTTTTCAGTTAGCCAATTGTTTGCACAAGATTTGACTTTCACTAGCTATAGTAACCAAAGTGAAATTTCGGCTACAGGAAGTATTATCTTAAAGCCCGGGTTTCATATCCCTACGGGACAAAATGTCCGAATATATATTACAGGTATTCCTTCACAGCCCTTAAATGCTTCCTTGAGTGCAAATCAGAATTATATAGTTACCAATACTTTTCGGAAAGCTTATACAACTATCCCTACTAATCCAACAACAAACGATTTTATTCAGGAAGTAGCTTATTTTGATGGTCTTGGAAGGCAGATTCAGACTGTGACAACTAAGGCTAGTCCTACTTTTAAGGATATTGTTGAGCCGCAGGAATATGATGGGTTTGGGCGAGAATCAAAAAAGTATCTGCCCTATTCATCTGCGGAAACACCTGGGGCATTTAAAGCTTCAGTTTATATTGCTCAGGCAGCTTTCTACAATACACCTCCTTCTGGTGTAGCGGGGAGTCCCCATCCTTTTTCTTTAACGGTATTTGAAAATTCCCCTTTAAACAGGGAGTTGGAACAGGGAGCTCCCGGTGCATTTTGGCAGCCTCAAAATACAAACATTACAGGGTCTGGCCATACAATTAAGAAAGAGTATAGTACCAATAATACAACAGCATTTACAGATGTTGCAAATACAAAACGGGTAAACTTGTATGGTGTTTCACTTTCTACAGATGGAGTTCCTAGCCTTACTATAAATGGCGCTTACGGTGCAGGACAATTATATGTCTATGTTACCAAAGATGAAAATTGGATAGCTTCTGACGGTCGTGCAGGAACAAAGGAAGAGTATGTAGATAAGGAGGGTAGGACGGTATTAAAAAGAGTCTTTAACAAAAAGAATGATGGGGGCATTGAAATGCTTTCGACCTATTTTGTTTTTGATGACTTTGGGGATTTGACGTATGTACTGACTCCGGGAAGAATAGGCGTGTTCGATCCTGACGGAGCTACGCTCCCTACTGCCACTCAATTAAATGACTTTTGCTATCAATATCGGTTTGACGGAAGGCGTAGGATGGTGGAGAAAAAAGTTCCAGGAAAAGATGTTGAATACCTCGTCTATAATAAAAACGATCAGGTGGTCTTGACGCAAGATGGCATCCAGCGCGCTAAAAGCCCAAAGGAATGGACTTTTACGAAGTATGATGCCTTTTCGAGAGTCGTTATGTCTGGAAAATATACCACCACACTGACTTTAAGAACAGATGTACAAGCCTTGGTTGATGGATATACCGTTTTATGGGAAAGTCCGCTGAATACAAATCCATCTGGATATGCCAATACTTCATTTCCATCTGGAAATGGAGCAGAAGTATATAGCTATGTATATTATGACAATTATGATCTGCCATCCGATTGCCCTGCAGAGTGGAAGACTTTGGCTTCTTCCTATTCTAAAATGATAAAAAGTCTACGGACAGCCACAAAAACCAAGATACTTGGTACGACAAGTTATTTGTGGAGTGTGGAATATTATGATGATTATGGCCGGGTAACGAGGACTAACGCACAGCATCAACATGGAGGAAACGATATTGTTGAAAATACTTATAATTTTCCTGGAGAGTTAGCTGAATCTAAAAGGACGCATACAAAGGGAAGTACGACTACAATTATTAAAGAACGAAATGAGTATGATCATCAAGGGCGCTTGATCAATACTTATCATCAGGTGAATAGCCAACCTGAGGTGTTGTTGTTATCCAATGCATATAATGAGGTAGGAACATTAATTACCAAAAAGCTGCATTCAGAGAATGGAGGCGGAAATTTTTTACAAAAGTTAGATTACCTACATAATATTCGCGGCTGGCTCACTTCAATCAATGGGACTTCCTTGAATGCGACAGAGAATGACTTATTTGGCCTCGATATAAAATATACAGATGACGATCGGCAATTAAAGGTTTATCCTGGTCAGTATAATGGTAATATTTCAGAGGTGATTTGGAATTCAAGCCGTACCAATAAATTGCGTGGTTATGCATTTAAATACGATAATGCATACCGTCTTCTTGCAGCAGATTTCAGAGCTTTCGGGACAAACTGGACCGCTGACCCAGAAAATAATAGATTTACAGAGGGAGATATTGCTTACGATAAGATGGGTAATATTTTGCAGCTCAAACGCAACGGTACGATCAGTGCAACTGCATTCGGCGTTATGGATGATCTAACATATACGTATGCTGGAAATAAATTGCTTAAGGTGGATGAAAAATCAACCGGAAATAGATCGTACGGTTTTAAAGAACCAACACCTACGGCAAGTGATGAATTCACCTACGATGTTAATGGAAATCTTAAGACAGATATTAACAAAGGAATTACAGCTGTATCCTATAACTACTTAAACTTACCTGAGCAAGTTACGATCGGAGGAAATAACATTATTTATCAGTATGATGCCTCGGGTATAAAGCTTAACAAGACCGCAGGTTCAAACATTACTAACTATATTAATGGTATACATTATATTGGAGATCAGATTAATTTTATTCAGACTGCGGAGGGTAGGATCTTGCGTTCGCCAAGTACTGGACTTTATTCCTATGAATATCAGGTCAAAGATCATCAAGATAATGTTCGATTAGCATTTGACAAGGATCCAAGCACATCAAAAGCACGGATCATCCAGGAAGATAGCTATTATCCATTTGGGTTGACTTTCAATTCCTTTACTTCGGGAGACAGAAATAAGTATCTTTTCCAAAAGCAGGAATTTCAGGATGAATATGGACTGAATTGGTCACAGTTCAAATGGCGCATGCATGATCCTGCGATAGGAAGATTCACCAGCATTGACCCGCTGGCTACAGATTATACGCATAATAGCCCATATGCTTTCTCTGAAAACCGTGTGATTAATGGGGTTGAATTGGAGGGGTTGGAATTCGCAGGTATGAGCTATAGTTATAATGGTAATGCCATGAAGGCAATTACTGCTAGTGCTCAGAGATCGACCCAGACAGAAACAGAGAAAAAACAGGATGCGGCCTTCCTTATAGATGTTATGCCTTTCATTGGTGATGCGAAAGGCTTTATTGAGGTTTTTACTGGAAGAGATTTAGTTTCTGGGCAAAAATTAAGTGCTGGTAATAGATTGCTTGGGATGGTATTCTTGTCTGAGGCAAGAAGCATAAATAAGGTGGCAGAAGTCGTCAAAGATGCGAGCAAAGTAGCTAGGGCTGAAGAAAAAATCATGGATGCTACAGCCAATCGTGTAAAACCAAGAAAGGCAACTCTAGCTAAAGTTGCAGAGAATCAACCTAAGAATGCGAAAGGTGAAATGCTAGATCCCAATACTGGTCAAGTGTTAGATCCCCAAAAAACTGATTTGGGACATAAGCCTGGCCAGGAATGGAAGACAAGAAAGAAAATGCATCAAGCTAAAGGTAGTACCAGAAAAGAGGTAATTGAAGCAGAAAATGATCCAAATTTATACCAATATGAGGATCGATCAAATAATAGAAGCCATAAATATGAAAAAAAAGATGACAGCAAAAAAAACTAACGATCAAATATTTCAAAACTTGGTCGATCTAATTTATAAAAACGACCAAAGCAAAATGGACGGCTTATTAAGAGATGGTTTTAATATTAAGCAAGTTGATAGTGATGGTAGAACAGCTTTATATTACGCTGTACTTGACGATAACCCTGCTTTGGTAAAATTCTTTTGTAGTAAAGGATTTGATGTCAATGTACAAGATAATTTAGGCTGGACGCCGTTACATCATTGTGCGCAAAATTATCAAACTGAAATTGCAAAAATACTTATTGAAAATGGTGCAGAAGTCGATATTAAGGATAATTACGGGAATACGGCTTTATTTCGGGCTACATTTGCTTCACAAGGTAAAGGAGATATGATCAGATTGTTACTGGAACACGGAGCCAATCGAGATAGTAAAAATAATGCAGGTGTGAGCCCACTGCAACTTGCAAACACAATTGCGAATTATAATGTCCAGCAATTTTTTGAATGATGTTTCACAGTGAATGCTAAAATAAATAGGTTGTTTCTTAATTTAGATGTAGCTTTTTAATGTTATGGGTATCATATTATCAGAAAAAGAAATAGAATCAGTGGTTAAATTGACTCCATTTGATAGATATAAATACTTTCTGAAAAGAGTGGCTGATACTGAGAGGATGTATACTTTAGTTA
The Sphingobacterium multivorum genome window above contains:
- a CDS encoding DUF6443 domain-containing protein; this translates as MKSISKLISFLLLYLFSVSQLFAQDLTFTSYSNQSEISATGSIILKPGFHIPTGQNVRIYITGIPSQPLNASLSANQNYIVTNTFRKAYTTIPTNPTTNDFIQEVAYFDGLGRQIQTVTTKASPTFKDIVEPQEYDGFGRESKKYLPYSSAETPGAFKASVYIAQAAFYNTPPSGVAGSPHPFSLTVFENSPLNRELEQGAPGAFWQPQNTNITGSGHTIKKEYSTNNTTAFTDVANTKRVNLYGVSLSTDGVPSLTINGAYGAGQLYVYVTKDENWIASDGRAGTKEEYVDKEGRTVLKRVFNKKNDGGIEMLSTYFVFDDFGDLTYVLTPGRIGVFDPDGATLPTATQLNDFCYQYRFDGRRRMVEKKVPGKDVEYLVYNKNDQVVLTQDGIQRAKSPKEWTFTKYDAFSRVVMSGKYTTTLTLRTDVQALVDGYTVLWESPLNTNPSGYANTSFPSGNGAEVYSYVYYDNYDLPSDCPAEWKTLASSYSKMIKSLRTATKTKILGTTSYLWSVEYYDDYGRVTRTNAQHQHGGNDIVENTYNFPGELAESKRTHTKGSTTTIIKERNEYDHQGRLINTYHQVNSQPEVLLLSNAYNEVGTLITKKLHSENGGGNFLQKLDYLHNIRGWLTSINGTSLNATENDLFGLDIKYTDDDRQLKVYPGQYNGNISEVIWNSSRTNKLRGYAFKYDNAYRLLAADFRAFGTNWTADPENNRFTEGDIAYDKMGNILQLKRNGTISATAFGVMDDLTYTYAGNKLLKVDEKSTGNRSYGFKEPTPTASDEFTYDVNGNLKTDINKGITAVSYNYLNLPEQVTIGGNNIIYQYDASGIKLNKTAGSNITNYINGIHYIGDQINFIQTAEGRILRSPSTGLYSYEYQVKDHQDNVRLAFDKDPSTSKARIIQEDSYYPFGLTFNSFTSGDRNKYLFQKQEFQDEYGLNWSQFKWRMHDPAIGRFTSIDPLATDYTHNSPYAFSENRVINGVELEGLEFAGMSYSYNGNAMKAITASAQRSTQTETEKKQDAAFLIDVMPFIGDAKGFIEVFTGRDLVSGQKLSAGNRLLGMVFLSEARSINKVAEVVKDASKVARAEEKIMDATANRVKPRKATLAKVAENQPKNAKGEMLDPNTGQVLDPQKTDLGHKPGQEWKTRKKMHQAKGSTRKEVIEAENDPNLYQYEDRSNNRSHKYEKKDDSKKN
- a CDS encoding ankyrin repeat domain-containing protein, whose protein sequence is MKKKMTAKKTNDQIFQNLVDLIYKNDQSKMDGLLRDGFNIKQVDSDGRTALYYAVLDDNPALVKFFCSKGFDVNVQDNLGWTPLHHCAQNYQTEIAKILIENGAEVDIKDNYGNTALFRATFASQGKGDMIRLLLEHGANRDSKNNAGVSPLQLANTIANYNVQQFFE
- a CDS encoding NUMOD4 domain-containing protein, translated to METLVVYPYQDITTPNLPREIWMDIKKFEGYYQVSNLGRVRSLDRTVPHSRCGTQFVKGRILKQSVKKHYNASMDDHVNILHVTLANESESHYLIVRRLVFFTFKGLDLQDHDDIIISPIDNDGLNCRLNNLEMLTRSEKRYRTLEQNRIDPARINKMPEIVRPNFAIWKPVNRCDNNGKVLQTFPSIASAKKDPGRYNGTYISRAIRSGEPYRGFVWKLASRSVLDELSTQYPKRKKIRQKNIRLL